The following proteins are co-located in the Deinococcus sp. KNUC1210 genome:
- a CDS encoding metal-sensitive transcriptional regulator has protein sequence MPEDSRKRAARRLKIARGHLESIVTMLENPDVYCVDVLRQIKAVQGALSGAGEVVLRGHLEAHVATAHERGDSLEIVEELMEALKYT, from the coding sequence ATGCCGGAAGACTCGCGCAAACGGGCGGCCCGGCGGCTGAAAATCGCACGCGGGCACCTTGAGAGCATCGTGACCATGCTGGAAAACCCCGACGTGTACTGCGTGGATGTGCTGCGGCAGATCAAGGCGGTGCAGGGTGCGCTCTCGGGCGCGGGCGAGGTGGTGCTGCGCGGTCATCTGGAAGCGCATGTAGCAACCGCCCACGAGCGCGGCGACAGCCTCGAAATTGTCGAGGAACTGATGGAAGCGCTCAAGTACACCTGA
- a CDS encoding TetR/AcrR family transcriptional regulator produces MRPDPVRPDPPALRRDAAENRSRLLSAARVVFAEQGIQAPLEQVSRQAGVGIGTLYRRFPTREALLEALFNEEYHLYIQAADEGLAMSDAWAGFEHYISRICELQGEHGTIREFLSVTPGVSTPLPLHQVLFERAERIVERAKQQGTLRPDVEVGDTALIAWANAEIVKITRRVSPEQWRRHLTLTLDGLRCKSSELAPASLSNEDILKAMRQNV; encoded by the coding sequence ATGCGACCTGATCCCGTGCGCCCGGACCCACCTGCTCTGCGCCGAGACGCGGCAGAGAACCGTAGCCGTCTGCTCAGTGCGGCCCGCGTGGTGTTCGCAGAGCAGGGCATTCAGGCTCCGCTGGAACAGGTCAGCCGTCAGGCGGGGGTGGGCATCGGCACGCTCTACCGCCGCTTTCCGACCCGCGAAGCTCTGCTGGAAGCGCTGTTCAACGAGGAGTATCACCTCTATATCCAGGCCGCCGATGAAGGTCTGGCGATGTCCGATGCCTGGGCAGGGTTCGAGCATTACATCTCGCGCATCTGCGAGTTGCAGGGAGAGCACGGCACTATCCGAGAATTTCTGAGCGTCACGCCCGGCGTTTCCACTCCGCTGCCGCTGCATCAGGTGCTGTTCGAGCGCGCCGAACGCATCGTCGAACGTGCCAAGCAGCAGGGCACCCTCCGCCCCGATGTCGAGGTCGGGGACACCGCGCTGATTGCCTGGGCCAACGCCGAAATCGTCAAGATCACCCGCCGCGTGTCGCCCGAGCAGTGGCGGCGTCACCTCACCCTGACGCTGGACGGTCTGCGCTGCAAATCCTCGGAACTGGCTCCGGCGTCGCTGAGCAACGAAGACATCCTGAAAGCGATGCGCCAGAACGTCTGA
- a CDS encoding diacylglycerol kinase family protein yields MTTPTPSSRPESALIVFNPNSGQGESGVEDFAQFLRDAGVRVEMRETTADGTPESYLKGLEDFGALVVAGGDGTVSSLAYAAREYRKPFLAYPAGTANLIAQNLALPSTPRELADLFLTGQTLRLDLAEFDSSGKTRGFAMLAGLGMDAAIIRDSEDLKEHLGVAAYVVSALKQLTPKHAQFTLTLDGRRVEVEGMGVMVANFGMANLRVPITGDVSPADGKLTVIVLKGGSIASLLPKLIGSVRAKLNLGDPDLGNTVETYDAREVNVETSEPLPLQYDGEILEGEWTSLTARILPGAVQYITATTLDDLTT; encoded by the coding sequence ATGACTACTCCTACTCCGTCTTCCCGCCCTGAGAGCGCCCTGATCGTCTTCAATCCCAACAGTGGGCAGGGTGAGAGTGGCGTCGAAGACTTCGCTCAGTTCCTGAGAGATGCGGGAGTGCGCGTCGAGATGCGCGAGACCACAGCAGACGGAACGCCCGAAAGCTATCTGAAGGGCCTTGAGGACTTCGGCGCACTGGTGGTCGCGGGCGGAGACGGCACGGTCAGCAGCCTCGCCTATGCCGCCCGCGAGTACCGCAAGCCCTTCCTGGCTTACCCGGCAGGCACCGCCAACCTGATCGCCCAGAATCTGGCTCTTCCGTCCACCCCACGCGAACTGGCCGACCTGTTTCTGACAGGGCAGACGCTGCGGCTCGATCTGGCCGAATTCGACAGCAGCGGCAAGACACGCGGCTTTGCCATGCTGGCGGGGCTGGGCATGGACGCCGCCATCATCCGCGACAGCGAGGACCTCAAGGAGCATCTGGGTGTGGCGGCCTACGTCGTCAGCGCTCTGAAGCAGCTCACACCGAAGCATGCCCAGTTCACCCTGACGCTCGACGGTCGCCGCGTCGAGGTCGAGGGAATGGGCGTGATGGTGGCAAACTTCGGAATGGCGAACCTGCGCGTGCCGATCACCGGAGACGTGAGCCCGGCGGACGGCAAGCTCACGGTGATCGTTCTGAAGGGCGGGAGCATCGCCAGCCTGCTCCCGAAGCTGATCGGCAGCGTGCGGGCCAAACTGAACCTGGGCGACCCGGACCTAGGCAACACCGTCGAAACCTACGACGCCCGCGAGGTAAACGTGGAGACGAGCGAACCGCTGCCCCTCCAGTACGACGGTGAGATTCTGGAGGGCGAGTGGACCTCGCTGACGGCCCGCATTCTGCCGGGAGCGGTGCAGTACATCACCGCGACGACGCTCGACGACCTGACCACCTGA
- a CDS encoding substrate-binding domain-containing protein: MERSGLSLKSHVRQLRERAGLRPGELAQSIGLTRQALHSIETQAYVPNTLIAFQLARVLNCTVDELFTLSRPQVNAELIGRATLPTRVQLARLGERLLGFALTGEAGLGQAADGMASALETPNELAPGGAEAVAVELFSDLSRADQTAVLVGCDPSLGLAATYVARQRPQARLLWHSLSSTAALHALARNEAHAAGIHLYEAAPGISNLDAVQRELPGQRVHLFTLWSWEQGLMVAAGNPLRLHTPADLLRPGVRLVNREPGAGSRALLDAWLSGAGVSLAQRRQLPGYTDEVPGHLEAAALVASGQADAAPGPRSTAQALGLDFVPVQRERFDLVVPAAHLQHPAIAALLLAVQQPDFRAELAALGGYDPQHAGELWQTTSPALETP; this comes from the coding sequence GTGGAGCGTTCTGGGCTTTCGCTGAAATCGCATGTCCGCCAGTTGCGCGAACGGGCCGGGCTTCGTCCGGGCGAACTCGCACAGTCCATCGGTCTGACACGGCAGGCGCTGCATTCAATCGAAACACAGGCGTATGTTCCCAACACCCTGATCGCCTTTCAGCTCGCCCGCGTCCTGAACTGCACGGTAGACGAACTGTTCACGCTGTCCAGGCCGCAGGTCAACGCCGAGCTGATCGGGCGAGCCACGCTGCCGACACGGGTGCAACTGGCCCGGCTGGGCGAGCGCCTGCTGGGATTCGCGCTGACGGGCGAGGCCGGGCTGGGGCAGGCCGCCGATGGGATGGCGAGTGCTCTGGAGACGCCGAATGAACTGGCCCCTGGGGGCGCAGAAGCCGTGGCAGTCGAACTGTTCAGCGACCTGTCGAGGGCCGATCAGACGGCGGTGCTGGTCGGCTGCGATCCCTCGCTGGGGCTGGCTGCCACGTATGTCGCCCGGCAGCGTCCTCAGGCGCGGCTGCTGTGGCACTCGCTCTCCAGTACGGCGGCGCTGCACGCTCTGGCAAGAAATGAGGCCCACGCCGCCGGAATTCATCTGTACGAGGCGGCCCCCGGCATCTCCAATCTGGACGCCGTGCAGCGAGAACTGCCGGGGCAGCGCGTCCATCTGTTCACCCTCTGGTCGTGGGAACAGGGCCTGATGGTGGCGGCGGGCAATCCGCTGCGCCTGCACACGCCCGCCGATCTGCTGCGCCCCGGTGTGCGGCTCGTGAACCGTGAACCCGGTGCCGGAAGCCGCGCCCTGCTCGATGCCTGGCTCAGCGGAGCGGGCGTGTCGCTGGCCCAGCGCCGCCAGTTACCCGGCTACACCGACGAGGTGCCGGGCCATCTGGAAGCTGCTGCCCTTGTCGCCTCCGGACAGGCCGACGCCGCGCCGGGACCGAGAAGCACCGCGCAGGCGCTGGGCCTGGACTTCGTGCCGGTGCAGCGGGAGCGCTTCGATCTGGTGGTCCCCGCCGCACATCTTCAGCATCCGGCCATCGCGGCGCTGCTGCTTGCCGTACAGCAGCCCGATTTCCGTGCCGAACTCGCCGCACTGGGCGGCTACGACCCGCAGCACGCCGGGGAGCTGTGGCAGACGACTTCACCCGCTCTGGAGACCCCATGA
- a CDS encoding MFS transporter produces the protein MQDSAPDTPSDRLPLALARRTMRLSMYEGGFAMFFINWTSGSVLTGYALHLGASDTALGLIASVPLLAQAISPVAAWLAARRGSRRTTAVLCAVVGRGLWLLTPLLAVAPLPGEGRAAALLAVVAVSSLFIAANGALWTAWMGDVVPWKERGRYFGLRTGVLGVVGTLANLLAGFWLDRVAAPLNFQVVLTVAAVMGLLAAVLLTRHDEPGLSGTPLKMRRTISLPLGDPNFRRLLAFAVYWQFAVLIAAPFVLPYFLTHLHMSYVQIAIWGTISAVAAFFLAPTWGRLSDRVGNKPVLAISTFLAGTLLPVSWMVASPGVLWPIWISAVVDALVWSAINPGIFNLSLASTPVSNRAAFIAVFSAATGLSGFVGGLLSGPLLELYRAVTPQTGAWTPYHWLFITSGVFRMLAWTLLRRVEENGAWRTRALLSETRQRIRPGRQRALHPWKVRPRPPEQHDHRER, from the coding sequence ATGCAAGACTCCGCCCCCGACACCCCCTCCGACCGGCTGCCCCTCGCGCTGGCGCGGCGCACCATGCGGCTCTCGATGTACGAGGGCGGGTTTGCCATGTTCTTTATCAACTGGACCAGTGGCAGTGTCCTGACCGGATACGCGCTGCATCTGGGCGCTTCCGATACGGCGCTGGGGCTGATTGCCAGCGTGCCGCTGCTGGCCCAGGCGATCAGTCCGGTGGCCGCGTGGCTGGCGGCGCGGCGCGGCAGCAGACGGACGACGGCGGTGCTGTGCGCGGTGGTCGGGCGCGGGCTGTGGCTCCTGACGCCGCTGCTGGCGGTCGCGCCTCTGCCGGGCGAGGGGCGGGCGGCGGCGCTGCTGGCGGTGGTCGCCGTGTCGAGCCTGTTTATCGCAGCCAACGGCGCACTCTGGACCGCCTGGATGGGCGACGTGGTTCCCTGGAAGGAGCGCGGGCGGTATTTTGGCCTGCGAACAGGGGTGCTGGGTGTGGTCGGTACCCTCGCCAACCTGCTCGCCGGGTTCTGGCTCGACAGGGTGGCCGCGCCGCTGAACTTTCAGGTGGTGCTGACAGTGGCGGCGGTGATGGGCCTGCTGGCTGCCGTGCTCCTGACGCGCCACGACGAACCCGGCCTGAGCGGGACTCCGCTGAAGATGCGCCGCACCATCTCACTGCCGCTGGGCGATCCCAACTTTCGCCGCCTGCTGGCCTTCGCGGTCTACTGGCAGTTTGCCGTGCTGATCGCTGCGCCGTTCGTGCTGCCGTACTTCCTGACGCATCTGCACATGAGCTATGTCCAGATCGCCATCTGGGGCACGATCAGCGCTGTGGCCGCGTTTTTCCTGGCTCCGACTTGGGGCCGCCTGAGCGACAGGGTGGGCAACAAACCGGTGTTGGCGATCAGCACGTTTCTGGCGGGCACGCTGCTGCCCGTCTCGTGGATGGTCGCTTCGCCGGGCGTGCTGTGGCCCATCTGGATTTCGGCGGTGGTCGATGCGCTGGTCTGGAGCGCCATCAACCCCGGCATCTTCAATCTCAGCCTCGCCAGCACGCCCGTTTCCAACCGCGCCGCCTTCATCGCGGTCTTCAGTGCCGCCACCGGCCTTTCAGGGTTCGTGGGCGGGCTGCTGTCGGGGCCGCTGCTGGAGCTTTACCGCGCCGTCACACCGCAGACTGGTGCCTGGACGCCGTATCACTGGCTTTTCATCACCTCCGGCGTATTTCGGATGCTGGCCTGGACACTGCTGCGGCGCGTCGAGGAGAACGGCGCGTGGCGCACACGGGCGCTGCTCTCGGAAACCCGGCAGCGCATCCGCCCCGGCAGACAGCGGGCGCTGCATCCCTGGAAAGTGCGGCCCCGACCACCGGAGCAGCACGACCACCGCGAGCGATGA
- a CDS encoding PQQ-binding-like beta-propeller repeat protein, with product MKKAHLLMLALTASLLGTAGAVQGPTQDDLNNADQASDSWLMYNKGYMGQRYSPLDQINASNAANLQQTCTFKTGEAGSFQVTPQVYKGSMFIATSEHSYAIDASNCKLLWTNVYKPTGPEVNPVSRGFALADGVAYRGTPDAHLLAIDMGTGKTLWDIKVADSSSGYFTSSAPVVWNGMVFVGEAGADWGVKAHMYAFDAKTGKKMWTFDLIPTGNQAGADTWQNADSTATGGGSVWSSYTIDASKGLIYLSVGNPAPDFAAEYRPGANLYTNSVVALDAKTGKLDHYYQQTPNDSKDYDTSAAPVLYDVDGATRMAVSTKGGYLFSYDEATQKQVYKKAVITVKNQDKRPTKAGLPICPNYTGGSQWSSPAYMPSNKMLVVNAVDWCGVVKLGEVRLIKGQLFFGGAMQLNDIKTAVGNTIGYDAATGKELWRYSLPGVRIVGGVTTTGGGLVMSGDSNGTMFVLDGTNGKVLYKDNVGKAPIGGGVATYTVGGKQYMALAAGNTSKGVTGVADVGSRVVIYSLK from the coding sequence ATGAAAAAAGCACACCTTCTGATGCTTGCCCTGACCGCCTCTCTGCTCGGAACGGCAGGGGCCGTACAGGGACCGACCCAGGACGACCTGAACAACGCCGATCAGGCCAGCGATTCCTGGTTGATGTACAACAAGGGCTACATGGGTCAGCGCTATTCACCGCTCGACCAGATCAATGCCTCCAACGCCGCCAACCTGCAGCAGACCTGCACCTTCAAGACCGGTGAGGCCGGGTCCTTTCAGGTGACCCCGCAGGTATACAAGGGTTCGATGTTTATCGCGACGTCTGAGCACAGCTACGCCATCGACGCCTCGAACTGCAAGCTGCTCTGGACGAACGTATACAAGCCCACCGGCCCGGAAGTCAACCCGGTCAGCCGCGGCTTTGCACTCGCAGACGGCGTGGCCTACCGTGGCACGCCCGACGCGCACCTGCTCGCCATCGACATGGGCACCGGCAAGACCCTGTGGGATATCAAGGTCGCCGACTCCAGCAGCGGATACTTCACCAGTTCGGCACCTGTCGTGTGGAACGGCATGGTGTTCGTGGGCGAGGCCGGAGCCGACTGGGGCGTCAAGGCCCACATGTACGCCTTCGACGCCAAGACCGGCAAGAAGATGTGGACATTCGACCTGATTCCCACCGGCAATCAGGCGGGCGCCGACACCTGGCAGAATGCCGACTCCACCGCGACCGGCGGCGGCTCGGTCTGGTCGAGCTACACCATCGACGCCAGCAAGGGCCTGATCTACCTGTCGGTCGGCAACCCTGCCCCCGACTTCGCAGCGGAGTACCGCCCCGGCGCCAACCTCTACACCAACTCGGTGGTGGCGCTCGATGCCAAGACGGGCAAGCTCGACCACTACTATCAACAGACGCCCAACGACAGCAAGGACTACGACACCTCGGCAGCCCCGGTGCTGTACGACGTAGACGGCGCTACCCGCATGGCGGTCTCGACCAAGGGCGGCTACCTGTTCTCGTATGACGAGGCCACCCAGAAGCAGGTCTACAAGAAAGCCGTCATCACGGTGAAGAATCAGGACAAGCGCCCCACCAAGGCAGGTCTGCCCATCTGCCCCAACTACACGGGCGGCTCGCAGTGGTCCAGCCCCGCATACATGCCCAGCAACAAGATGCTGGTCGTCAATGCAGTGGACTGGTGCGGTGTGGTGAAGCTGGGTGAAGTGCGCCTGATCAAGGGCCAGCTCTTCTTCGGCGGCGCGATGCAGCTCAATGACATCAAGACGGCTGTGGGCAACACCATCGGCTACGACGCGGCGACGGGCAAGGAACTGTGGCGCTACAGCCTGCCGGGCGTGCGAATCGTGGGCGGCGTGACCACCACGGGCGGCGGCCTGGTGATGTCGGGCGATTCCAACGGCACGATGTTCGTGCTGGACGGCACGAACGGCAAGGTGCTGTACAAGGACAACGTCGGCAAGGCCCCCATCGGCGGCGGCGTCGCCACCTACACCGTGGGCGGCAAGCAGTACATGGCGCTGGCAGCCGGAAACACCTCCAAGGGCGTGACGGGCGTTGCCGACGTGGGCAGCCGCGTCGTCATCTACAGCCTCAAGTGA
- a CDS encoding cytochrome c has translation MQITLNRRAYLAATALSLLAGSALVQAAPSPFTAAQATSGAATYKAQCAMCHGSTLNNGGAPKLAGAAFLKKWSSNSEDDLYYIMSTTMPQTNPGGLKTSQYESVLSYILQKNGFKPGKVALSSANLKKYNFSK, from the coding sequence ATGCAAATAACCCTTAATCGGCGGGCCTATCTGGCCGCTACAGCTCTTTCTTTGCTTGCTGGTAGCGCTTTAGTTCAGGCAGCGCCTTCACCTTTCACGGCAGCCCAGGCTACCAGTGGGGCAGCGACCTACAAAGCGCAGTGCGCCATGTGTCATGGAAGCACACTGAATAACGGCGGCGCTCCCAAGCTTGCAGGGGCAGCGTTTCTGAAAAAGTGGTCATCCAATTCGGAAGACGATCTGTATTACATCATGAGCACCACCATGCCGCAGACCAATCCGGGCGGACTGAAGACTTCTCAGTACGAAAGCGTGCTGAGCTACATCCTTCAGAAGAACGGCTTCAAACCTGGCAAAGTGGCGCTCTCGTCGGCAAACCTGAAGAAATACAACTTCAGCAAATAA
- a CDS encoding heavy-metal-associated domain-containing protein has protein sequence MSTELEISGMTCGHCVTAVTKALKSVPGVQDAQVDLKSGTAVVQGQADPGALVSAVVEEGYSAQVHAAL, from the coding sequence ATGAGTACAGAACTGGAGATCAGCGGTATGACCTGTGGGCACTGCGTAACCGCCGTGACCAAGGCCCTGAAAAGCGTTCCCGGCGTGCAGGACGCGCAGGTCGATCTGAAGAGCGGAACAGCCGTCGTGCAGGGGCAGGCCGATCCGGGCGCTCTCGTCTCTGCCGTCGTGGAAGAGGGCTACAGCGCCCAGGTTCACGCCGCCCTGTGA
- a CDS encoding heavy metal translocating P-type ATPase: MTGQQESRTLELGVQGMTCASCVGRVERGLKKVEGVGNVVVNLATERATVTYDPAATSPQALLDKVKDVGYDPVTSTLDLGIQGMTCANCVNRVERALKRVDGVLNASVNLATERATVQYLPSAVSPGQLKAAVRDSGYSVLEAAAGQDRSEVERGAKELEVQALRRSVLFSAVFAAPLLLLAMLPMLWMPAEMWLTGRLGSGLNWIMLALALPVQFGPGRRFYRQGWASIRHRSPDMNTLVMIGTSAAFFYSLAVTLFPQVFPAGTAHVYYEASAVVITLILLGKYFEAIAKGRSSEAMKKLLGLQVRTARVLRGGTELELPTDEVLVGDIVSVRPGEKIPVDGELTKGSSYVDESMITGEPVPVAKEAGAGVVGGTINQTGAFQFRATKVGADTALSQIIRLVESAQGSKPPIQGLADRVVGVFVPVVLGIAALTFLAWMLFGGPQALSYALVNTVAVLIIACPCAMGLATPVSVMVGTGKAAELGVLFRNGAALEGLQAVQVVALDKTGTLTQGRPELTDFTVLPGFERSEVLSLIASAEQQSEHPIARAVVEGAQREGLPLSEVQSFEALPGFGLAATVQGRRAEVGADRYLRRLGLDVSALQAQTSRLADEGKSPLYAAIDGRLAAVLAVADPIKPGSLEAVRALHAQGVRVAMITGDHTRTANAVAGQLGIETVLAEVLPSGKSDAVRSLQAQGQQVAFVGDGINDAPALALADVGLAIGTGTDVAVETADVILMSGDLRGVPNALALSRATLRNIRLNLFWAFAYNIVLIPVAAGALFHALGWLLSPVLAAAAMGFSSVFVLSNALRLRGFRPPI; this comes from the coding sequence ATGACAGGGCAGCAGGAATCGAGAACGCTGGAACTGGGCGTACAGGGCATGACCTGTGCCAGTTGCGTGGGCCGGGTCGAACGCGGGCTGAAGAAGGTCGAGGGTGTCGGTAACGTGGTGGTCAATCTGGCGACGGAACGCGCCACCGTTACCTACGACCCGGCTGCCACCTCACCGCAGGCACTGCTCGACAAGGTCAAAGATGTCGGATACGACCCGGTGACCTCCACGCTCGATCTGGGAATTCAGGGAATGACCTGTGCGAACTGCGTGAACAGGGTCGAGCGGGCGCTGAAGAGGGTAGACGGCGTGCTGAACGCATCGGTCAATCTCGCTACCGAGCGGGCTACCGTGCAGTATCTGCCGTCTGCGGTCAGCCCGGGTCAGCTCAAAGCGGCGGTGCGGGACAGCGGCTACAGCGTGCTGGAAGCGGCGGCTGGGCAGGACCGCAGCGAGGTGGAGCGCGGGGCGAAAGAACTGGAGGTGCAGGCGCTGAGACGTTCGGTGCTGTTCAGTGCGGTCTTTGCTGCGCCGCTGCTGCTGCTCGCCATGCTGCCGATGCTGTGGATGCCCGCCGAGATGTGGCTGACCGGTCGTCTTGGGTCTGGTCTGAACTGGATCATGCTGGCCCTCGCCCTTCCGGTGCAGTTCGGCCCCGGACGCCGGTTTTACCGTCAGGGCTGGGCGTCCATACGGCACCGTTCGCCCGACATGAACACGCTCGTCATGATCGGCACCAGTGCAGCCTTTTTCTACAGCCTGGCGGTCACGCTCTTTCCTCAGGTCTTTCCGGCGGGCACGGCCCACGTGTACTACGAAGCGAGCGCCGTCGTCATCACGCTGATTCTGCTGGGCAAGTATTTCGAGGCCATCGCCAAGGGGCGCAGCAGCGAGGCCATGAAGAAGCTGCTGGGCCTTCAAGTCAGGACCGCCCGTGTCCTGCGCGGCGGCACAGAGCTGGAACTTCCCACCGATGAAGTGCTGGTTGGGGACATCGTGTCGGTGCGGCCCGGCGAGAAGATTCCGGTGGACGGCGAACTGACGAAAGGCAGCAGTTACGTGGACGAGAGCATGATCACGGGGGAACCTGTGCCCGTCGCCAAGGAAGCCGGCGCGGGCGTGGTCGGCGGCACCATCAACCAGACCGGGGCATTTCAGTTTCGCGCCACGAAGGTCGGGGCCGATACCGCCCTGTCTCAGATCATCAGGCTCGTGGAGAGTGCCCAGGGCAGCAAACCACCGATTCAGGGGCTGGCCGACCGAGTGGTCGGGGTCTTCGTGCCGGTGGTGCTGGGCATCGCTGCACTGACGTTCCTGGCGTGGATGCTGTTCGGCGGCCCACAGGCGCTGAGTTATGCCCTGGTCAATACCGTCGCGGTGCTGATCATCGCCTGCCCGTGTGCCATGGGTCTCGCCACGCCCGTCAGTGTGATGGTGGGCACCGGGAAAGCTGCCGAACTGGGGGTGCTGTTCCGGAACGGCGCGGCGCTCGAAGGCTTGCAGGCGGTGCAGGTGGTCGCGCTCGACAAGACCGGCACCCTGACCCAGGGCCGCCCGGAACTGACCGATTTCACGGTTCTGCCGGGCTTCGAGCGGAGCGAGGTGCTGTCGCTGATCGCTTCGGCAGAGCAGCAGAGTGAACACCCCATCGCCCGCGCCGTGGTCGAAGGCGCACAGCGGGAAGGCCTGCCCCTGTCGGAAGTGCAGTCGTTCGAGGCTCTTCCCGGCTTCGGGCTGGCGGCGACCGTTCAGGGGCGACGGGCCGAAGTCGGAGCAGACCGCTATCTGCGGCGGCTCGGGCTGGACGTGAGCGCGTTGCAGGCCCAGACCAGCCGTCTGGCCGATGAAGGCAAAAGCCCGTTGTATGCCGCCATCGACGGTCGGCTGGCAGCTGTTCTTGCCGTCGCAGACCCCATCAAGCCCGGCAGTCTGGAAGCGGTGCGGGCGCTGCATGCTCAGGGCGTGCGGGTTGCCATGATCACCGGAGACCACACGCGCACGGCCAATGCGGTGGCCGGGCAGCTCGGGATCGAGACTGTGCTGGCCGAAGTGTTGCCCAGCGGCAAGAGCGACGCCGTCAGAAGCCTACAGGCGCAGGGGCAGCAGGTGGCCTTTGTCGGAGACGGCATCAACGACGCACCTGCGCTGGCCCTCGCCGATGTGGGCCTCGCCATCGGCACCGGAACCGACGTGGCGGTCGAAACCGCGGACGTGATCCTGATGAGCGGCGATCTGCGGGGCGTGCCCAACGCGCTGGCGCTGTCCAGAGCGACCCTGAGGAATATCCGGCTCAACCTGTTCTGGGCCTTCGCCTACAACATCGTGCTGATCCCGGTGGCGGCAGGAGCGCTGTTTCATGCGCTGGGATGGCTGCTCAGCCCGGTCCTGGCTGCCGCTGCGATGGGCTTTTCCAGCGTCTTCGTCCTCAGCAACGCGCTGCGTCTGCGCGGGTTTCGCCCACCCATCTGA
- the modA gene encoding molybdate ABC transporter substrate-binding protein — protein sequence MKRTIALLALLLAAGTSSAANLTVFAASSLTDAFTEIGRAFDAQTGNTTSFQFAGSQTLRTQLEQGAKADVYASANSAQFDPLVKAGKLSAGQPFAQNRLVVIAPRNSAAVNTLADLARPGVRLVLADRTVPVGDASRKAFDAIGKSGTYGKDFAARVQKNVVSEEPNVRQVAVKIQLGQGDAAVVYVSDVTPSLKGTVRIIGLPTRFNPLISYPVGTLTGGANAQAATAFVTYVLSAAGQKILKKWGFVGAP from the coding sequence ATGAAGAGAACGATCGCCCTGCTTGCGCTGCTCCTTGCCGCTGGCACCAGTTCTGCCGCCAATCTGACGGTCTTCGCCGCGTCCAGCCTGACCGACGCCTTCACCGAGATCGGCAGAGCGTTCGACGCCCAGACGGGCAACACCACCTCGTTTCAGTTCGCCGGATCGCAGACGCTGAGGACGCAGCTCGAACAGGGTGCGAAGGCCGACGTCTATGCCAGCGCCAACAGTGCCCAGTTCGATCCGCTGGTGAAGGCGGGCAAGCTGAGTGCCGGGCAGCCGTTCGCCCAGAACCGACTGGTGGTGATCGCGCCCAGAAACAGCGCCGCCGTGAACACCCTGGCCGACCTCGCCCGTCCCGGCGTGCGGCTGGTGCTGGCCGACCGAACGGTTCCGGTCGGAGATGCCAGCCGCAAAGCGTTTGACGCCATCGGCAAATCCGGGACCTACGGCAAGGATTTCGCGGCCCGCGTGCAGAAGAACGTGGTGAGTGAGGAACCCAACGTGCGGCAGGTGGCGGTCAAAATTCAGCTCGGGCAGGGCGACGCGGCAGTGGTGTATGTCAGCGACGTGACGCCCAGCCTGAAAGGGACGGTCAGAATCATCGGCCTGCCCACACGCTTCAATCCGCTGATCAGTTACCCGGTCGGGACCCTGACCGGCGGTGCCAATGCACAGGCGGCCACGGCGTTCGTCACGTATGTGCTGTCGGCGGCAGGGCAGAAGATTCTGAAGAAGTGGGGCTTCGTGGGTGCGCCCTGA